In Gemmatimonadaceae bacterium, the following proteins share a genomic window:
- a CDS encoding carboxypeptidase regulatory-like domain-containing protein translates to MSDIINWRAPAFLSALLLAATPLHAQFIKGTVRDSETRAPVRSGFVVLLDSTAGVVIGTAVDSRGRYTIAVPEGGVYAVATSGTGYVTNISTWIAMVATDSFEVDVKLARAVNTLAPMVIEAQRDSLRNIGIPGLMSRIVAGTIVTPAEVAIAAQTAVSPYDVLQTLNIATLELKTMYLDGERQGERHIHGGMYRCIAYRRTGGCVTVVVNGQRYSSRSDLVELDGLFGATDISYMVFLRPSEAGLLYGEETTNGVLVIVRKGQH, encoded by the coding sequence ATGTCCGACATCATCAACTGGCGCGCTCCCGCCTTCCTCTCGGCGCTCCTCCTCGCCGCCACTCCCCTCCACGCGCAGTTCATCAAGGGGACGGTCCGCGACAGCGAGACGCGCGCCCCCGTGCGCAGCGGCTTCGTGGTGCTCCTCGACTCCACCGCGGGCGTCGTGATCGGGACCGCGGTCGACTCGCGCGGGCGCTACACCATCGCCGTCCCCGAGGGCGGGGTGTACGCCGTCGCCACCAGCGGGACCGGCTACGTCACGAACATCTCGACCTGGATCGCGATGGTGGCGACCGACTCGTTCGAGGTCGACGTCAAACTCGCGCGTGCAGTCAACACGCTCGCGCCGATGGTCATCGAGGCGCAGCGTGACTCGCTCCGCAACATCGGCATTCCCGGGTTGATGTCCAGGATCGTCGCCGGCACCATCGTCACGCCGGCCGAGGTGGCGATCGCGGCGCAGACGGCCGTGTCGCCGTACGACGTGCTCCAGACGCTCAACATCGCGACGCTGGAGCTCAAGACCATGTACCTCGACGGCGAAAGGCAGGGGGAACGCCATATTCACGGGGGGATGTATCGCTGCATCGCCTACCGCCGCACGGGCGGGTGCGTGACGGTGGTCGTGAACGGGCAGCGCTACAGTTCGCGGTCGGACCTGGTGGAACTGGATGGACTGTTCGGCGCGACCGACATCTCGTACATGGTGTTCCTGCGGCCGAGCGAGGCGGGGCTGCTCTACGGCGAGGAGACGACCAACGGGGTGCTGGTGATTGTGCGCAAGGGGCAGCACTGA
- a CDS encoding nucleotidyltransferase domain-containing protein → MTVREQVGAMREEILRVAEAHGARHVRLFGSAARGEESIGSDVDLLVTMAPGRTLLDLARLEERLERLLNRRVDVVPDTGLREPFRTTVLRDAMDV, encoded by the coding sequence ATGACTGTCCGCGAGCAGGTAGGCGCAATGCGCGAGGAGATTCTCCGGGTCGCCGAAGCACACGGCGCTCGTCACGTGCGCCTGTTCGGGTCCGCCGCTCGAGGGGAGGAGTCGATCGGCAGCGACGTGGATCTGCTCGTGACCATGGCGCCGGGACGTACGTTGCTGGATCTGGCGCGGTTGGAGGAGCGATTGGAACGTCTGCTGAATCGCCGAGTCGACGTGGTGCCGGACACAGGTTTGCGGGAGCCGTTTCGTACCACCGTGCTTCGGGATGCGATGGATGTCTGA